A window of the Lactuca sativa cultivar Salinas chromosome 7, Lsat_Salinas_v11, whole genome shotgun sequence genome harbors these coding sequences:
- the LOC111910881 gene encoding AP2-like ethylene-responsive transcription factor AIL5: MNMDTSQSHQNLNNNWLAFSLSNTNSLFQQPHATAFHHHHEGDANGTTTHHDLSVLTDGSPKLEDFLGGCGSAASNGSGPDVCHFQDESQTSIQPHDTTSIYDSELKTIATGFLRDFSTDNHQQQLAVVPTPLKQDNSPAKKAIDTFGQRTSIYRGVTRHRWTGRYEAHLWDNSCRREGQSRKGRQVYLGGYDKEDKAARAYDLAALKYWGPTTTTNFPVCNYEKELEEMKNMTRQEFVASLRRKSSGFSRGASIYRGVTRHHQHGRWQARIGRVAGNKDLYLGTFGTQEEAAEAYDIAAIKFRGLNAVTNFDMSRYDVNSIANKNLPIGGMSSKSKTSNDQSLADEPTNTNIVSFAMPMKQDLPTDYWSSVLGYNQNQGMTSYQGTTPYSMEYPSSTSTTTNNGYYHGGGFIQQENNNGTVVALSNGSTVPVGAPVGLNGSSYGNWIEQSFHSNQPAKQNLSVFQTPIFGME, encoded by the exons ATGAACATGGATACTTCTCAATCTCATCAGAATCTAAACAACAACTGGCTTGCCTTCTCTCTTTCCAATACCAATAGTCTCTTCCAACAGCCACACGCCACCGCCTTCCACCATCATC ATGAAGGCGATGCCAACGGAACAACCACCCATCATGACTTGTCTGTTCTCACCGACGGTAGCCCAAAACTGGAAGACTTCCTCGGCGGCTGTGGCTCCGCCGCCTCTAATGGATCTGGTCCCGACGTTTGTCATTTCCAAGATGAATCACAAACCTCTATCCAGCCCCATGACACCACATCGATTTATGACTCGGAGTTGAAGACTATCGCCACTGGCTTCCTCCGTGATTTCTCCACCGACAACCATCAGCAGCAGCTGGCGGTGGTTCCTACACCACTGAAGCAGGATAACTCTCCGGCGAAAAAAGCCATCGATACCTTCGGCCAACGAACTTCCATTTACCGTGGCGTAACAAG GCATAGATGGACGGGGAGATATGAAGCTCATTTATGGGATAATAGTTGCAGAAGAGAAGGCCAAAGTAGGAAAGGAAGACAAG TTTACTTGG GTGGATATGATAAGGAAGACAAAGCAGCTAGAGCTTATGATCTTGCAGCCCTCAAATACTGGGGTCCGACCACCACAACAAATTTTCCT GTTTGCAACTACGAGAAAGAgcttgaagaaatgaagaacatGACTAGGCAAGAATTTGTTGCTTCACTTAGAAG GAAAAGCAGTGGCTTTTCTAGAGGAGcctctatttatagaggtgtcACAAG GCACCATCAACACGGACGTTGGCAAGCAAGAATAGGAAGAGTAGCCGGTAACAAAGATCTGTATCTTGGAACCTTCG GCACTCAAGAGGAAGCGGCCGAGGCCTATGACATTGCAGCCATCAAGTTCCGTGGATTAAACGCGGTCACAAATTTCGACATGAGCCGGTATGATGTAAACAGTATCGCCAACAAAAACCTCCCAATTGGAGGCATGAGTAGCAAATCCAAGACTTCGAACGATCAATCTCTTGCTGATGAACCAACAAACACTAATATTGTTAGCTTTGCGATGCCAATGAAACAAGATCTACCAACAGATTATTGGAGTTCGGTCTTAGGGTACAACCAAAACCAAGGCATGACATCATACCAAGGTACAACACCCTACAGCATGGAATACCCTTCGAGTACAAGTACTACAACCAACAATGGGTATTACCATGGAGGAGGGTTTATTCAACAAGAGAACAATAATGGTACTGTAGTTGCTTTAAGTAATGGGTCAACAGTTCCCGTGGGTGCCCCTGTAGGTTTGAATGGATCAAGTTATGGAAACTGGATAGAACAGTCTTTTCACTCAAATCAACCTGCCAAGCAAAATCTATCAGTTTTTCAGACACCCATTTTTGGAATGGAATGA